In Chitinophaga sp. HK235, a single window of DNA contains:
- a CDS encoding TlpA disulfide reductase family protein: protein MKTIFLLTLGLWLYSTATAQKAVIQYKTTGNIRFSQSDDLLMKDNIVLTQSGSQASSHPLLRPEFYEEAGSHFPLLLFPGDSLFVSGSAGQLRIRSDNPQRQNELDCTDRLFKAYGSFIFDNFDAPDRIPFPDEMRRKNYEASDKKYFATFGQHLPPVPANNDIRDSLLYDFYIKRSVILDSFCQHQLISQPFRQTLKNHFFYRYLYHSVRGFEYTGESLNKRLQQFIQPAVFNDSLLAGLNSYRAFLWFYNQYLTTIRLKRKSSGLEKMKNADSSFTGRSRDRILFAIASDNLDQRLRNDTLLTYFLKKCHTEEYLQAINNRISVSDISQTETSVLLDLQQQQIQLKDLLDKHKGRYIYIDLWASWCQPCLNEMEFSEKLNSRYKGKNITFLYFSLDTEAGSWKNINRSFTAFMQADNSYLLGGNFASGFAKTYRVTSIPRYLLLGPDGKILSANAPRPGDKALIAQLDKLLK, encoded by the coding sequence GTGAAGACGATTTTTTTGCTGACCTTAGGCCTATGGCTGTACTCAACAGCTACAGCGCAAAAGGCAGTTATACAGTACAAAACCACCGGCAATATCCGGTTTTCACAGAGTGATGACCTGTTGATGAAAGATAATATTGTGCTCACCCAAAGCGGGTCACAGGCATCTTCACATCCGCTGCTGCGGCCTGAATTTTATGAAGAAGCCGGCAGCCATTTCCCGCTGTTGCTATTTCCAGGCGACAGCCTCTTCGTTTCCGGCAGTGCAGGACAACTTCGTATCCGGTCCGACAATCCGCAAAGACAAAATGAACTGGATTGTACCGATCGCCTTTTTAAAGCTTATGGCAGCTTTATATTTGATAATTTCGATGCTCCCGACAGAATACCTTTCCCCGATGAAATGCGCCGGAAAAATTACGAAGCAAGTGATAAAAAATACTTCGCCACATTCGGTCAGCATCTGCCACCAGTACCGGCCAACAACGATATAAGGGACTCATTACTGTATGATTTTTATATAAAAAGATCGGTGATACTGGATAGCTTCTGTCAACATCAACTGATCAGTCAGCCCTTCCGGCAAACCCTGAAAAATCATTTTTTCTATCGCTATCTCTATCATTCCGTACGCGGATTTGAATATACCGGAGAATCATTAAACAAACGACTACAACAGTTCATACAACCTGCGGTATTCAACGACTCATTACTCGCTGGCCTCAACAGCTACAGGGCTTTCCTGTGGTTCTATAATCAATACCTTACTACCATACGACTAAAGAGGAAAAGCAGCGGACTGGAAAAAATGAAGAATGCAGACAGCTCCTTTACCGGAAGGTCCAGAGACAGAATACTCTTTGCCATCGCCAGTGATAACCTGGATCAGCGCCTGAGAAACGATACGCTCCTTACATATTTTTTAAAGAAATGCCATACAGAAGAATACTTGCAGGCCATCAATAATCGTATATCCGTTAGCGATATCAGTCAAACGGAAACCTCCGTACTGCTTGATCTGCAACAACAACAGATACAGCTGAAAGACTTACTGGACAAGCATAAAGGCCGGTACATCTACATAGACCTCTGGGCCAGCTGGTGCCAGCCCTGTCTGAACGAAATGGAATTTTCAGAAAAGCTGAACAGCCGGTACAAAGGAAAGAATATCACCTTTCTTTACTTTTCACTGGACACAGAAGCAGGTAGCTGGAAAAATATAAACCGGAGTTTCACCGCTTTCATGCAGGCTGATAACTCTTACCTGCTGGGAGGTAACTTTGCTTCGGGGTTTGCAAAGACCTATCGTGTTACCAGTATCCCCCGGTATCTCCTGCTGGGGCCTGATGGAAAAATACTATCCGCCAATGCGCCAAGACCCGGTGATAAAGCCCTCATAGCGCAGTTAGACAAGCTCTTAAAATAG
- a CDS encoding S8 family serine peptidase, whose protein sequence is MKISNLFAACILVAVVVSCNRQETPLNPGRVQENPKEVMPKSAINALVNEQLRQNSRFNWKMVDDNVLWSALVQGDSVLAVGYQAAGVSNLEATIDKIDIHSESWTAARQNVLNLILDNEKTSGASVKSLITYEASRLPVFYVKASRLSTVRALRASGLVRYAEPSSYAKYMNDGQVPKGRSGPFTESNLLTFGCDANLPNTSLVAGVDYADITPGAKQSWNYALHSIPQAWTQSTGSNVKVMLIDTGVSPDQANLGSAFNQGVSSGRTIEKIATYPGGTPADVCGHGTKMAGVIAAPRGVNGSSAGIAYNCNLLTVHAAENVVILSSESTQGISDAYVLGGDNASVKIISMSMGTIFEAGQITDAVNYASNKGKLLFCAAGTTNSFFGALLGVVYPAYLPSVLAVTGVTESITTPCEDCHTGTQVAFTVIMEKNGTRRNPLTTTATGNSPNTVGGSSVATASAAGIAALVWSKYPSYPKDSIVARMKRAASNYPNRNSKLGWGYVNVAQAVGN, encoded by the coding sequence ATGAAAATCTCCAACTTATTTGCAGCCTGTATTCTTGTTGCTGTTGTTGTTTCCTGTAACAGACAGGAAACGCCTTTGAATCCCGGCCGTGTCCAGGAAAACCCGAAAGAAGTAATGCCAAAATCTGCCATCAATGCTTTGGTGAATGAACAGCTCCGCCAGAATAGCCGTTTCAACTGGAAAATGGTAGACGATAATGTGCTATGGAGCGCATTGGTACAGGGGGATAGTGTTTTGGCAGTCGGTTACCAGGCGGCTGGAGTAAGCAACCTGGAAGCGACTATCGACAAAATAGACATCCACAGCGAATCCTGGACCGCAGCGAGACAAAACGTTTTAAACCTGATCCTGGATAATGAAAAGACTTCCGGTGCAAGTGTCAAATCCCTCATTACCTATGAGGCTTCCAGGCTGCCCGTGTTTTATGTAAAAGCCAGCCGTCTGTCTACAGTAAGGGCATTGCGTGCATCCGGACTGGTACGTTATGCCGAGCCTTCCAGTTACGCCAAATACATGAATGATGGCCAGGTGCCGAAGGGGCGGTCAGGTCCGTTCACGGAATCCAATCTGTTGACTTTCGGTTGTGATGCCAATCTGCCTAATACCTCTCTGGTAGCGGGTGTAGATTATGCCGATATTACGCCGGGTGCCAAGCAGTCCTGGAACTATGCACTGCACAGTATTCCGCAGGCATGGACCCAATCGACCGGCAGCAATGTAAAAGTGATGCTGATAGATACCGGTGTTAGCCCCGATCAGGCCAACCTGGGCAGCGCTTTTAATCAGGGTGTTTCCAGCGGTAGAACCATAGAAAAAATTGCAACCTATCCCGGAGGAACACCCGCAGACGTATGTGGACACGGAACCAAGATGGCAGGCGTTATTGCAGCACCCAGAGGGGTGAATGGCAGTAGTGCAGGTATTGCTTATAACTGTAACCTGCTGACGGTTCATGCAGCGGAAAATGTGGTGATCTTGTCTTCTGAATCAACACAGGGTATTTCTGATGCTTATGTGTTGGGAGGCGACAATGCCTCTGTGAAGATCATCAGCATGAGCATGGGCACTATCTTTGAAGCCGGCCAGATCACAGACGCCGTGAATTATGCCAGCAACAAGGGCAAACTGTTGTTCTGTGCTGCCGGTACTACCAACTCCTTTTTTGGTGCTTTGCTGGGTGTAGTATATCCTGCTTACCTGCCTTCCGTACTGGCCGTGACGGGTGTTACGGAAAGTATTACTACGCCTTGTGAAGACTGCCACACCGGCACACAGGTAGCCTTTACCGTTATCATGGAAAAAAATGGTACCCGCAGAAATCCCCTCACGACTACCGCTACCGGTAATAGTCCTAATACAGTAGGTGGTTCTTCTGTGGCAACTGCCAGCGCAGCAGGTATTGCAGCACTGGTATGGAGTAAATATCCCAGCTATCCGAAAGACAGCATTGTAGCGAGAATGAAACGTGCTGCCAGCAATTATCCCAACAGGAACTCCAAACTGGGATGGGGCTATGTAAATGTTGCCCAGGCTGTTGGTAACTAA